The nucleotide window GCCGAAACGGCCGGCGTCTCTTCTGAAGCCGTTAAAAATGAGGTGAAAAAGGCCTTCAAAAAGCGTCTTTCTGCTGAGAAAAAGCGCAAAGACCGTGCCGAGCAAAACGTGGAAAATGTCCGACAGCCAACAGACAGAGCAATCCGGTATGAAAACGTCTATTCAGCGACAGCAGAGGAAGGTGTTGTTCGCCTCGCCGTCCTAGACAGCGCCATGTGCGATGTTGCGGACAAGCTTGATTTTACGGAAGCTGACTTTTCATCACCTTTTTTAGCTGATGTTTTTGCCATCATCCGAAAACGCCGTCAGGCCGGTCTGGATGTCACGACGGCAGCGCTTTTAGCAGAGCTCGGCTCATCAGAGGCCTCGCAGCTATCCGTTATTTTGCAACGACCGGAGTCGCTGGCCAACGCGAATAAGGCCATGCGAGATTACATAGATAAAATAAGAACAGAGCAAAAAAAGAGAACCGCCAAGGAGGATCCCCTCCTTGTATTGGCGTCTTACAGAGACAAATCAGGGTGTGGAGGAAAGTAATGGATATAAAGAAAAAGCCCCGTGAAGAGGAAAACACGGAAAAGACAAAAGAGCAGGACAATGAAGAGCGCCTGACAGCGCTGATTGAAGAAGGAAAAAAGCGCGGCAGGCTTAGCTCGAAGGATCTTCTTGATGTCTTGGAAGAAATGAACCTCGAACAGGAGCAGATTGATCGCTTTTATGACACGCTCGAAAATTTTAATATCGAAACAAGTGATGGCGACGATAATACATTCCTCGCTACTGATGAATTGACGCCGGAAATTGAAGAGCTTCAGGAAATCGAAAGCCTGAACGAAGATGAGCTCGTCGACCCGGAGACACTTGTTGACACCTTCAGTGTCGATGACCCCGTGCGGATGTATCTCAAGGAGATCGGCAAAGTCAACCTCTTGTCCGCTGATGATGAGATCGAGCTCGCTATGCGTATGGCGGAAGGTGATAAGGAAGCCAAAAAACGCATGGCGGAAGCCAATCTCCGTCTTGTCGTCAGTATCGCCAAGCGGTATGTCGGGCGTGGGATGCTTTTCCTTGATTTGATTCAGGAAGGCAATCTCGGCCTTATAAAAGCCGTTGAGAAATTTGATTACTCAAAAGGCTATAAATTTTCAACGTATGCCACATGGTGGATTCGCCAGGCCATCACGCGGGCCATCGCCGACCAGGCGCGGACGATTCGTATTCCGGTCCATATGGTTGAAACAATTAACAAGGTTATGCGCATTTCACGCCAACTGCTTCAGGAGCTCGGCCACGATCCGTCACCGGAGGAAATCGCAGAGGATATGGGGCTGCCAGTCGAAAAGGTACGCGAGATTTTGAAAATTGCGCAGGAACCTGTCTCGCTGGAGACGCCCATCGGTGAGGAGGAGGACAGCCATCTCGGTGATTTTATTCCCGACGAGGATGCCTCGGAACCGGCGGAGGCTGCTTCGTTTACGCTGTTGAAGGAACAGCTCTCCGACGTACTTGGGACACTGACGCCGCGCGAAGAAAAGGTTCTGCGGCTCCGTTTCGGCATTGAGGACGGACGCACACGCACGCTTGAAGAAGTGGGCAAGGAATTCAATGTCACGCGTGAACGTATCCGTCAGATCGAGGCCAAAGCCCTCCGCAAACTCCGCCATCCAAGCCGCAGCAAAAAGCTAAAGGATTTCCTGAACTAACCATAATTAATTCTCCGGGGCGCAAGCGCCCCCCGAGACGCTTGTCGTTACGGGCCTTTTGGCGGAGAATTTTCCTTTATAAGTTGACATAATGATTCTTTGAGTGCCCAATATTATCCGTCGTCCTTCACAAAATATTGTGAATATTTTGTGAATTAATAAACAGATACCGTCATTGTCACGATAAGTGACCCAAACACATCGGGTATTCTGTCTATAATGCTTTAATATTTTGCTGATATGACAACAAATGGCAGACGCAAAACGCCTGGTGTTTTTGAAAAACGATAGCATTTCAGGTGTAAATTCATTATAATAGTAACATAAATTTTAAATTCAGGTTAAAACCTTGTCAATTCCATGTGAAACTTGTCACAGAACACAGAAGAGCGTCGAGGAGAAAACGATGACCACGTTGGAAAAAATCAGTGATTTTCTGCAAAAAGGCCGAATTGCGAAAGTCAAGGAATTGGTTGCGCAAGCCTTACAAGAAAACATAGCGCCGCAGGTTATCATCGACAAAGGTCTGCTGCACGGCATGACGAGCGTCACTGAAAAGTTCAAAACGGAAGATGTTTTCATTCCGAATATCCTTGTATCATCCCGAGCCATCAATGCCGGTCTTCAGGTTCTCAAGCCCTATTTATCAGCCGACAATACAGCGCCGGGGGTTGTTGTCATCGGAACCGTTAAAGGGGACGTGCATGATATCGGCAAAAATATTGTGCGTGTGATGATGGAGACAAAAGGCCTGAAGGTGTTTGATCTTGGCGTTGATATATCAGCCGAGCGTTTTTATAATGCGGCCGTTGAATGCAACGCCGACATCGTTTGCTGTTCAGCACTTTTAACTGCCACGATGGAGGAAATCCGTCACGTTATCGACTATTTTAAAGAAAAAGATTACCGGGACAAAGTTAAAATCATGATTGGCGGCGCCCCGGTGACACAGCGCTACTGCGAGCACATCGGTGCCGATTTATATACCGATAATGCCATTGACGCCGCGCAGGTTGCTTATAACATCTGCATCGGTTCCAGATAACACTTGCATCTTTTCATATCCGTTTTGCCCGTTTGTGCCGGCAAAACGGATTTTTTACGCACGCGCCATGGTGATGGCTGATATTTTTGTAAAATCATCAAGTCCTGACTGATGAAAAAATGAAAGTTGACAAAAACCGAA belongs to Oscillospiraceae bacterium CM and includes:
- the rpoD gene encoding RNA polymerase sigma factor RpoD, producing MDIKKKPREEENTEKTKEQDNEERLTALIEEGKKRGRLSSKDLLDVLEEMNLEQEQIDRFYDTLENFNIETSDGDDNTFLATDELTPEIEELQEIESLNEDELVDPETLVDTFSVDDPVRMYLKEIGKVNLLSADDEIELAMRMAEGDKEAKKRMAEANLRLVVSIAKRYVGRGMLFLDLIQEGNLGLIKAVEKFDYSKGYKFSTYATWWIRQAITRAIADQARTIRIPVHMVETINKVMRISRQLLQELGHDPSPEEIAEDMGLPVEKVREILKIAQEPVSLETPIGEEEDSHLGDFIPDEDASEPAEAASFTLLKEQLSDVLGTLTPREEKVLRLRFGIEDGRTRTLEEVGKEFNVTRERIRQIEAKALRKLRHPSRSKKLKDFLN
- a CDS encoding corrinoid protein → MTTLEKISDFLQKGRIAKVKELVAQALQENIAPQVIIDKGLLHGMTSVTEKFKTEDVFIPNILVSSRAINAGLQVLKPYLSADNTAPGVVVIGTVKGDVHDIGKNIVRVMMETKGLKVFDLGVDISAERFYNAAVECNADIVCCSALLTATMEEIRHVIDYFKEKDYRDKVKIMIGGAPVTQRYCEHIGADLYTDNAIDAAQVAYNICIGSR